Genomic window (Temnothorax longispinosus isolate EJ_2023e chromosome 3, Tlon_JGU_v1, whole genome shotgun sequence):
CAATCAGCTGCTTCTTGAAATCCTGCACCCTAACTAATTCGAAGCGTTCGACCTCCTCCTTTATCATCTTCGAGATATTGTCAAATTCTTCCTGGCCTCTATCCACCTTCGCCTCCCATTCTATGACCTCGGTAGCTGCTTGACTCGTCTTGTCCGTTCGGCCTGACTGCTCGAGTCGCGCCTTCTGTTCTCGTTTCTTATTCAACATCAACTGGGCGTGTTGCCAATTTTGAAAGACTTTCACTCTCTCGTGAAAAACATCCTGTAAAGCAACGTtgtatgtagaaaaaaaaatgtaaaaacatcAAAAACACAAATGCAATCGTAAATGGTAAACACCAACTTTAATTGCACCAATAAGCGCGACGTAATCCCTCAACATTTCTGCAAATTGATAGAGATCGCTGTTGCTTTGCGTCTTCCTGATCACTTCCACCTTCTCCAGAGTTTCGGCCAGTTGTGCCAAAGCTCTGCCAAGAGACGCTCCCGGCTCGCCGTGACCAAGAACGGCAATCGACTTCGCCGTAGCACCAGTGCAGTTTGCCAATTCCCTTCTTTGATTCGTTAAGGAATCGACCGCGGAATGCAAAGCGCGTAACTGAATATCAAGGGAATCTATCTGCGATGTTTTCTCTTCAAACCACTGCAAAAGAATACAGATTCTTATTCACTTCATTTCTCTTCAAGTAACAAATAATCATGCATGACAATTGGTATATATCATTGTTTTTTAACTGTACTgacataaattattgtaatatatattttacgatattatATTGTGCGATAagaattaatgataatttgaTTGATAGCCTTGTGgacttaaatttaaaaaatacgtgATAAATAACGAATCTCCACACGATGATTTCAAATGGACGTACCTTACCCTCCTATTGCaagcaacaaaaaattgtttcacgATACTTCATAGGAAATACATGCAAGAAGAAATATGTTTACATTGAAGGAATCTCACCATATCGCTCTCGTCCATTttgtatgttattttattaaccgTTTCCCCGACTTTGTTGAAAAGTCGCATTACTCCTTTACCACTCAATGCAGACGTATTAGTGGCCTTGGGCAATTCTAcatctggaaaaaaaagaatcattGATATTAGTCGAAAAAggatttaatcatttattaaaagtgGCATGTAACTTGGcatgttaataattatcatttaccAGCTTCTAAAAATTCTCTGAAATCAGGATCAATACTCAGAACTGGATGTGCAGCTGTTCTGTTCAAATACCTCTCGAGGGCTGCTCTACGTCGCTCGAGAAATTCAGTGGAACTCGAATTTTGTTCCTGACTCTTGTCCCCGGACATTTTAATCTTCGTAGTTCCTGTTAACATAATTCACGTTTCTCGATGACTTTTCTACAACCGCGAATAAACtgagcaaaaataaatttcacattCCTACCAATTACACTTTTTTCTGGGGCCGGTGGGATTATCCTGCCGTTCCTGAGATACTTCTCCGTCAATTTATCGTGAAGACCTAGAAAATCGCTGAAACGCCGAATCACGCTAAAGTTccttttcttaaaaataagcaTATTCGTTCTCGTCTCGACTTTGTACGCGACATAGGCACCCATTCCGTCACCTATCTTCTGAGGCGAGGTAACAGTAATCTTCAGGAAAACTTCAGATGTATCTGCTGGGACCTGCGCAAATACAGCACATAATAAATAGCACAATGTAAAGCTACAATTGTACATTTTACGCAATCTAATACGTACCTCTTCTAAAGATCGAGAATGAATAATGTTTGTAGACAGACGGTCCGCGTTGTCGTTGATAGGAACATCGTGAAGATCCCCGATATCCGTGTTCATCGGTCCTAGCGGAGGACTCAGGGGACCCGGAGCCGGGCTGGACATCGAGGAGAACGAATTCTCCTCCGGCATGTCTCGCAGGGACAGCTTTGGCAATTCCGCCTGGACCTTGGACACTCCGTTGTAAGGCGACGCATCCTCCAGTTGATTCTGTTCCTGCAAAACGAACGCGAATATGCTCAATTTGCTCGCAAAcccgtcaatttttattatatatttttttgtgaagCGTTAATATCGAATCTCGCGCAACTACGCGCAACTACGAACGAATGCAGATCATTCTCGCAGCATCGCGGAACAGGAGCTCGTCGggattacaatatatataaatttttttttgctcctGCTCGTAAAAGATTAATCGCTGGTCGCTGATGATACCTGCAGCGCGGACGCGAAGAtatcctcgtcgtcgtcctccaGGTCGTCCAATTTCGTCTCGTTGGTGTCGAACAGAGGCGGCGACTCCGTCATATCGGCCATCTTCCTCGGTTCTGTCAAGCGACGGCGGTGAGCGGGCGAGCAGCGACGGTTACGCTCGTCGTGGCCGCCAGGGATCGGCCCCCCTGATGACGATTACGCAGTGTGTCGATTATCGCTGTCGGTATCGACGATCGGCGCCCGGCGGCTGTAAAGTGCAGGCTCGCAAGCGTGCAACTCGCTTccgcgcgagagagcgagaccGTACCGCTCAGTACCGCTCGCGCGACTCGAGGCCCGTCCTTTGTATAGATGTATGTGCACTTTTTaccttttctccttttctctcccaCGTCTAATTGCGCGCCTATTTCATCCCAAGTACAGAAAGTGTAAAATAGCGCAGCTAACGAAGAACAGGGCCGTCGGTGACGTCggtgtttcattaaaatcctGTTGTCACATCCCACTTGTCCGCGTGTCAACGCGGCGAATAGCTGCAGGTTCGTTTTTTAAAGGCATTTCCTGCAATTCCAGTTAGTATAATCTTCTGCACGACAGGGGTTCCCGATCTATCGGCTCCTCGCGAGCGAGATCCGACCTCGTCAAGTTTTTTTATCCGACTTGCCAAGAAATGTcaacgttataaatataaagaaatttttttaacgaagataattttgttcttatatgattttcagaaataaaatttccggCTCCCCGCGGtcactataaaaattttaatatgaaaagTTGGGAactcctatattttttatatatgttatactcTGCActgttttttataatctctGCGTTTTAACTGCAATGGTTTTATTAACGCTTTCATTCGTCatcatatctctctctctctctctccactcTCCGCGATGCtccaacatttattttatttttaaatgcgcAAAATATAGGTGAAAAATCTGTCCCTTTTAGCTGCATTAAATGTGTGTGataatattctctctctctctctctctctctctctcttctctgtatttattttgtataattagatGGGTACTTGTTCAGATTTTGCAAgggaggaaagaaaaagattcaaAATGCAAGTAAAACGCAAATAATTGCACAGGTTCGATATCACCCACCTTCCGTAAAaacgaattaaattaagatacaatttaaataaattaaaatatgaaaattaaattgatataaattaacatttgagAAGACATACAGAGGAGAAAaagtttttctctttcgctatttaaataaaagaaagcaCAAAGAGAGCGGCTTAAAAAGCATTTGTTCTTTTTGaataaactttgtaatatcaaataatatcttattccttcataattgaaattcttataacaTCATACATCGCAAATAAGATTtgaattaattgtaagatatacaATTGAAgtttacttgaaaaatatgtatatatttctttatttatattttctctgcttgtaattttttaaaagcgcTTCACATTATTAATTGTTGCAGATTATTTGAATGCTAGAATAAGTATTTatcttcgataaaaataatattcgtaaTTTCAAGTTAATAGTTGCTTttcatttacatcaaaactcagataattctcacttgtgacaTCATCATAACTCAGTTGAATGCACGTTCTTTTTGCATGCTAGCTGGCAAGTGAGATTCAACTGAATTTTTATCCATAATCGAGACCGTGTGCTTTAATGAATCTAATAGACTCACATTAAAAGTGAGGCTACGAATCTGTATTGTTATGCGATAGCTTTGTCACCAAAATAAGCAGGAtaagtacaaataaataacttatCTTAcctgaatataaaatactcaCATAACTGAATGACTCATCAGATCACTTgagtgtaaatggaaagcaactataATGACGAAATCTATAACGACGATAAAAGATATCTTTCTGTCATAAAATTTCGGGGaaagtataaagtaaaaagaaagagagtatATAGAAATAAGATATGTAAAAACTCGCAACTATGAACtagacatttatttaaaagcagCATATTCTTCTGGAATGCTAGAAAGACAAGAAAGTGGTACTGTATTAgctaataaagataaaaatgcataAGAATTTATGGGATTTATCCACAGCCTTATAAGAGGACGTACCTACTGTGATTAAcgaaaattaagattaattcgATATGCTTTATAATCTTTAAGTATAGaaacgagaaaagaaatatcgcAAATGAGAAAGCAATTCGCTCTTTGtgccaataaaaaatttaggaaatataagagtaaataaaaaagtaaaaagaaatgagagagaagtaaaaaaaggaaagtgGACATTTTATGTCTCAAGAAGGCTCAACGTAGATTTGTGCTTTGTCGTTGAACCTTTTTGtactcttctctttttctttctagttttccaaaattaattatgtttgtcttattttttaattgcagaaAGTGAAAGCACATGGTCGGTACGCGAGAGTAGAATATCTTCCGTACCGACCGTTCGCGGAATGCCGCAAATACCGAAGAACCGAAAGGACTGGTAGCAGCGACGTGACGGGGCGAGGGGGTGGAGACCCCCCGCTTTCACCTCTCGATGGTTGAATCACGGCGGCGGTGACGCGGACGCTGCGTGTGCCGGAGTGCTACGAGTAGTGTCAGTATTGAGTCAGTGTGTGTCAGCGTGCTGTCACGTATGTGACAGATCCGGTCCCATGCTACGTCCGGACCGTCCGGACTTCGCATCCACTTTACTCCAATAAAGTGTAAACGATTCGCGAGGAAGGATACCTCTGCGATCAGGACAGGTGTCCCGCAGACTGGATATCGTCGACTCGAGATATATTTGCTGACCGCGCTAGCTGCTATTCGGGATACTCGAGGATCGCTAGGAAGCTTACGAGAATGGAGGTgagaatattttcaatttttgattCCGCACATATTTTTACGCGCGCTCGAGGGAGTCGAGAGAAAAGAGCGTCGATCGAAAAGAGAAACGATCGAAAACGCGTCGAGGAAacgtctctttttcttttctctttttctttttctctctctctctttctctctttctctttctctctctctctctctttctctttttctctctctttctctttctctttctctttctctttctctttctctttctctttctttctctctctctttttgtttctctcgATTCTCCTTGAACGCGCGCGATTGAGAATTCTTATTTAGCTGCATCTCATGAATATGCAGCGGACGCTGCGACGCGAACGCGACGTGCTTTTGGAATTTCCCGCAATTCCCGTTTCGCATCTCGCTTTGCGCGGTTAACGATTGCGCGAACGAGTTCCCGGTTCCCGGCTGATAAAAAGCAAAAGGAATCGGATTTATGAAATGGCTCGACCGGACAGGAGAGACATAAGAGAGAAATCTGAAAGATGTTGAACAAAAGTCTTGAAAGATACGTaattaaatggaaaaaaaatcatagtTATGTACAATAAATCGCTCATATGTTGCAACAATGACACAACTCAGAAAACGAAATTTTCCAGAAGATAAGtttcaatgtttttaattattaaaattttgcaaacaactaaaaaatgacaatttttgaGTTATGTCGTTAATCTAACAAATATAAGCGAGAAAGAATAATGCTTATGCTCTCACGTTTCCTTCGGGTATATTAAGCTATCTAAGCCAAATTCTCAGAAcacaaaacattttatattgaattaatttgctaattaattGCTATCCAGCCCttcgtaactttttaatagctggagcaaaaaaattacttttaaaagcaaaaaatagcaaattccatataaaattttttgtgttctgATAATTTGGATTAGATAACGTAATATACCTGTTTTCTTCAATGTTTTGAGATTAGTTTCGAAAtttctgattttatatttttctgtcgTCGATTTAACGATGTAGGTAGACGGAGACGCCAACAGAAAGAAATATAGATACTTGTTTTCCGTGAGATACTTGATACTTTTTATCTTCCATAGAggaaatggaaaaagaaatttgataaTCTCAagaatttccaatttttgGGATTCGAACTGTCATGATTTCGCAAAACcaatttttatcgattatcTCAATCTACTTTTtagagaaaatcaattttattcattttttatttatgttgattcaatttttttttcgtctttGGCGATTTTTAAGCTCTCGAATGAGCAtcttgaatatataatatttcttcagATACGCTGTTCGCCGTAGGTTACTAATCACTGATCTCCTAACGGTTAATTAAGAGGTTGGTCTACGGAAGTAACGGTTAGTAGTTAATTAGACTAATGTTTAGTCTCATATGAActctaataattatacatattatacctCAAACTGCTGATTAGTTAGAAAAGACTGTTGATTAGCAATCTACTCTAGAATTAAGGACGAACGTAATCTACGTAAacaatatagattttttaatcagcctccttttttgaaattgataTCTCATCTATATCTCAgtagtttttaagttttacACGTAAATTATCGCAAACAAACAAGTTTTCACGGAAACTTATTTTTTCACACGAAACTAAAATcttatacaatcaattagaatcaaaagccatgcgatccaagcttaggtctttgacagccttatattagtttctttatatagacatatatgtatacagaaactaatataaggctgtcaaagacctaagcttggatcgcatggcttttgattctaattgattgtatatcgttacgatcctatttctcttattaaaatcttatattctttaatttcgaTGTGGATTTTAACAATGCGTAATTTGTGgatttttcacgaaaatatatatacggaCACGTAAAAGCATTCGCGAACGTTCGTATAATCCCAGATAGCACATATTAGtttcatatacgttttttgaacgtaTATACATAGTTTCATAACCGTAATAAAGAACCattaagaaacgtttgaacaaaaatgtttttgaaaccatgatttaagaaacgtattttttacgtttctacagttaacaaaaatacctatttgttaaatttttcctttcaaaattataatttgttttatctatatatataatagctttaatAGCCTTTTTTgagacatttaaatttatattgcactaattattattgcacaaaataaatcattttatccatGCACAATGCACATATATCCacttatttactaaaattaattttgtcctaccggtcttaatctatttgtcatcggacaaatctgagcttagaaaacttccaacagttgcaaaataaacgttctgctgaacgtggccattgaaagaacatttatataacGTGTGTTCCGTTTTGAAGAACTTCCTGAACTGATGCACATCAGTAATGCAATTAAGTCAGAGTGAGacaagtataattttgtttcactttaacttattgcacgaatGTGCGCCAGTTCaggaatttcttcgaaaaagaatagacgTCATAGAtggtatatgcataaagaattgtagaacattctcacgcatgtctcaaagacgtcacaaacacgttcaaaagacgtgcaaagtaggaattttaaatgtctttatctaAAAGTCCttatcattaaaacaaaacgtgtttctataatagttttttaaacgttattttatcggaaaagaaacgtttcatCGAACATTTTTTGAATGGACGTTTTTACTCATGAGAAACGTTTCTAtagaaatcggttataaaacgtttcggaaaaacgcttataaaacatttctgaaacgtacgtgtatgtgctacctgggatATTCATGGTTtgaaaacatataaattatgcaaCACATATATAgtgaatatttatacaaaaacagCGCTGTGTGCACATGCATGCGCGCagagtatatttaaattaaataaatttgacaaaattatacaGCTACTGCCTGAGTTACTTTGTTTATTAGTTTCTAATTAGATTTTACTAACAATCGAATTGATACGAAATTAGCCCATTTTATCATACAACACCTTTTCTttcttgcaataaattttaaaattattatttcttaaccCTTTCGTTTCCATTGTAGCCATATGGCTGCGTATTtagaattatgaaatattataaaatattgttgctgtctatattttcatatcggtgaatatatgtatattagttCCTTAGTCTTCTCTACGACTTTCACGACTTTACGTTTGTGTAGATaacacgtatgtacatatctTGATACGTATTTTACAACTCTGTAAAATAAGGTAAAATAGAATGTTTTAGTTATTGTCGTTACGGTTTGGTGATAAGAGTTATCATCAATGCAATAAAGTCTTGCAAAATaactttcttgaaatattttatgacttatcaaagttaaaaataaaggttttcattatatacaataatttcacAATGCAAACTATTATacatagtataataaaataaaaataaaatacgtagAAAAGTTCTTAAACGAaagaatataaacaaatactTTGTTTGTagctattaaataatttgagaatAAAAGAGTTAATATTCCGCGGCACTGTTCTGGATAAACTTTTttgtaagtatattaaaaattaaatagttaaatatgaaataatctgaatattaaaaattcaatataattaatgctgCTGTgtagcaaatatattttctcccCTTTTCTCCcagttaatttttcttattaactATACGCTACATTATGTATTatcttttttgcattttatataataaatacatagtAGATTTGTTTCTATATAGGTTGTGCAATTGCATATGATTTTTGCCATTTTACTATAACTtccattttactttttctttacaCGTCTTTGATTTCTTGCGATTCATCTTGATGTAATTAGGAAAATAACTTGTATGACACATGCAGTGATTGGGCGAAATTAACTGagcaaaatttacattttaatttcggAACATGACTGTTGTATACTTTCGTAATGTGTAATATATCTCTCACTTCAATAAACAATTTCTATAcaatattgtgtgtgtgtgtgtgtgtgtgtgtgtgtgtatctgCGTGCACGTGCGCACTATTAATGttgacttaaaaaatatacaaattttatctagACGTgctgtatttttcttttattttttttggcTCCTGCCTCTTTTCAGAGGACAATACGGCTAATCTAGACGTGCTATCATGTATATAACTCATGCTATCATGTACAAACATTATTATGCAATGcatatgtacaatatactgTTATTCGAGTACTTTCATATGCTTGTTTAGCTTAAACttgaaaattgtaaagttGCAACTTggttaatattttcattttgaaGGAAAGATCAATTCTGAGTTggtaaacaatttaaaacataaaatagttTGTTTGAGATTCCTAACAAATGAGGTAGAAGCACTCCTGTAGAATTACAAGATACTTTCCCAATTTTCTGTTTGCAcattaatcaatataaaataataatcttatatctTATACAAACGACATCGAGAAATATCTATTGATAATGtgcttgaaattttatttgattcaaCTATATCATCAGTCTCAGGTTTGATaaagtataatgtataatatgtgaCATTTGCAACAAAAGCTACGAAGAAAGGTAGCTTGTTGGGTCTTGTTATCGCTCTGCTTGCCAGAAATAGTAAATTAGAAGAAACTGGATTTTGCTgactttttcaatttcatatACCTATTTGACACTTGAATGCacctataatttattttgttaatagaaATGAATTATCCGATTGATGGGAGAGCAAATGAAATCGAACAGCTTACTTTGCCTTTGTAGAGAGTAAATCAGATTCAATCATTAAATCGATTGTGATTGCGCAACTGTGTGCTTAATATACCAGATTATGTGATGATATACTTATTTCGATGTAAAAGATCAGCATATGACGCTAAATATGATACTAAATATGAAATTACTAACTACATTACAACTgacttataataattaaattgttatatataagaattatactatatgtataagaatttTCGGTATTTGattactttaaatatcaaaacaatattttcttctacATCCgtctgtttttatattatgccGTATGTTGAAAATAGACttgcatattatattaaaaacacgcatattgcattaataaaaacaagtaaaaatatatttacaaatattgcttaatattacattttatgtctgctttatttaaactaattattgttaaatctatttattttgtttgtagtactagatttaaaaaacaaataaacgcgaattaattattgtatatagtAATTGTATATAGTAAAGTCtagtaatgaataataattacaatttctgtttttattcaCAATATAAAAGGCCTCAAAGggaattaatgtataataaaaaattagaaattctataagtatattttttatacataaaacgaggtctctcatattttatattaaattttatttatataatttattacaatatatttcctatTACTAAATATTGAATCTGATaaactatatgtatacgcGAGCTAAATTAACGTCACATCGCGCGAACTCGATACATTTATAAATCCATCAAACAAGCAAGAATTAATTCTTCCTTTCGTCTCCGCAACATAAAGACCCCGAAAAGGTCGAATGAGGGCAGAGAGCACATCTGCACGATGCGACGCGGCGCATTTTCGGAGCCGACCGACTCGAACTTCGTTCACCCTGGGGTCCGACGATCCGAGAGGGGGCCGGAGGATACGAAGGGCCCCCCGATAGAGAGAGGGTCTTACTCGCACAATGCGCGACGCAACCGTAAACCGTGAGCAGAGCGAGAACACGCGGGAGAGTCCGTTCGGCAGCCGCGACAACGACAAACCACGTTGGTGGTGATGACGGCGATGGTGGTGGTTGGTGATGGTAGTGGGGAAGCATCAGGGTGGGTAGAGAGAACATTTAATTTGAGCTTGCGAGGAAGTAGTTGATTGGAGATGCGAGGTACGGCTCATTGGCGGGCGAGCAGTTGCAGCTTGACCGTCGGTCTCGTTAGACCTTCCGGAAGATCCCCTCGCTGAGATCGCGACCCGCCGCGATC
Coding sequences:
- the Snx1 gene encoding sorting nexin-2, with the translated sequence MADMTESPPLFDTNETKLDDLEDDDEDIFASALQEQNQLEDASPYNGVSKVQAELPKLSLRDMPEENSFSSMSSPAPGPLSPPLGPMNTDIGDLHDVPINDNADRLSTNIIHSRSLEEVPADTSEVFLKITVTSPQKIGDGMGAYVAYKVETRTNMLIFKKRNFSVIRRFSDFLGLHDKLTEKYLRNGRIIPPAPEKSVIGTTKIKMSGDKSQEQNSSSTEFLERRRAALERYLNRTAAHPVLSIDPDFREFLEADVELPKATNTSALSGKGVMRLFNKVGETVNKITYKMDESDMWFEEKTSQIDSLDIQLRALHSAVDSLTNQRRELANCTGATAKSIAVLGHGEPGASLGRALAQLAETLEKVEVIRKTQSNSDLYQFAEMLRDYVALIGAIKDVFHERVKVFQNWQHAQLMLNKKREQKARLEQSGRTDKTSQAATEVIEWEAKVDRGQEEFDNISKMIKEEVERFELVRVQDFKKQLIEYLESMLQHQNQLVKYWESFLPEARAVA